The Brachionichthys hirsutus isolate HB-005 chromosome 3, CSIRO-AGI_Bhir_v1, whole genome shotgun sequence genome has a window encoding:
- the LOC137915390 gene encoding igLON family member 5-like codes for MKDLILIILAIISGVWSRDWRVTLQNQCALRGSSVVIACEYDYPFAAIVTRVDWAKVNELRLVLLSQLPSPADHFQYVGDYQGNCDLQINDVQQTDKGQYYFSFSTTFGSLTSRSFSYLSVEDLTINVEPSTVAEGGNVTLTCYSGCPTLVYVVWFRDGQPAQNPVFQAKREDAGKYRCAVRGEEHVRSAAVALNVQYAPNKVTLSMSPPGNVVRGGSVTFTCRSDANPPVAQSGYALYKDGQLLQSGQNYTVRDIQPSHSGRYHCHAWNNVSWGGSDFFNSPDVHLDVKYPPVNTSISVAGSGSVNLTCSSTANPPAYSYTWYMRSDSTSSMLYVGSGQVMSIPSVEASNTARYLCQAGNRLGAENSTEMPLRKQQGSGNQSVPIIAGIGVFLFVALLLVLLFWRKQLTYAGKKVSIYNTVSDFRFHEEDSSTSNDSNSLYANVHTLPLYRPPVSPHQRDAKASHENQMVYAKVTFNPRHPSRIKDEANEDSVIYATVAKSS; via the exons ATGAAAGATTTGATCCTGATTATTCTGGCTATAATTTCAG gtgtgtggaGCAGAGATTGGAGGGTGACCTTACAAAATCAGTGTGCTTTACGGGGGTCATCGGTCGTTATTGCATGCGAGTACGACTATCCCTTTGCAGCTATAGTCACTCGAGTCGACTGGGCCAAAGTTAATGAGTTGAGACTGGTCCTCCTGTCACAACTGCCATCACCCGCAGACCACTTTCAATATGTGGGCGACTACCAGGGCAACTGTGATCTGCAGATCAATGACGTCCAGCAAACTGACAAAGGACAATACTATTTTAGTTTTTCTACAACATTCGGCAGTTTGACGAGTAGATCATTCTCTTATTTATCTGTTGAAG ACCTGACGATCAATGTAGAGCCCAGCACCGTGGCAGAAGGAGGAAACGTCACGCTGACCTGTTACTCGGGTTGTCCTACGCTTGTGTATGTGGTCTGGTTCAGAGATGGACAGCCTGCACAAAATCCAGTCTTCCAGGCCAAGAGGGAGGATGCTGGGAAGTACCGCTGTGCTGTCCGGGGAGAGGAGCACGTCCGATCTGCCGCTGTGGCTCTGAATGTTCAGT ATGCTCCCAATAAAGTCACTTTGTCAATGAGTCCACCGGGCAATGTTGTCCGAGGAGGTTCGGTCACCTTTACCTGCCGCAGTGATGCTAACCCTCCTGTGGCACAGAGCGGCTATGCTCTCTATAAAGATGGACAGCTGCTCCAGTCGGGACAGAATTACACCGTCCGTGACATCCAGCCCAGCCACAGCGGGCGGTACCACTGTCACGCCTGGAACAACGTCAGCTGGGGAGGCAGCGACTTCTTTAACTCCCCAGATGTCCACCTTGACGTTAAGT ACCCTCCAGTGAACACTTCTATTTCTGTTGCTGGGAGCGGCAGTGTGAAtctgacctgcagcagcacagctaACCCACCAGCATACAGCTACACCTGGTACATGAGGTCGGACTCCACCAGCTCCATGCTGTATGTGGGCTCAGGACAGGTGATGTCCATTCCATCCGTAGAGGCGTCCAACACTGCACGGTACCTCTGCCAGGCCGGCAACCGATTGGGGGCAGAAAACTCAACTGAGATGCCGCTCAGAAAGCAGCAGGGGTCTG GCAACCAATCAGTCCCTATCATAGCTGGAATTGGAGTCTTCCTGTTTGTGGCACTTTTGTTAGTGCTTCTGTTCTG GAGAAAGCAGTTAACCTACGCAGGGAAAAAAGTGAGTATATATAAT ACCGTGTCAGACTTCAGGTTCCATGAGGAGGACTCTTCCACCAGCAATGATTCCAACAGTCTTTATGCCAACGTCCACACGCTGCCACTCTACCGTCCACCTGTGTCGCCCCATCAACGTGAT gcaaaAGCATCTCATGAAAATCAGATGGTTTACGCAAAAGTGACCTTCAATCCCAGACATCCCAGTCG GATTAAAGATGAAGCGAATGAAGACTCTGTGATCTATGCTACTGTGGCTAAATCCAGCTGA